One segment of Desulfosudis oleivorans Hxd3 DNA contains the following:
- the nqrF gene encoding NADH:ubiquinone reductase (Na(+)-transporting) subunit F — MIYVVSFSVFSSVIMVLVAMLLVLEATLVRKGTVHIVINDDADKALETPVGGTLLSALAGADIFLPSACGGGGSCGQCRCTVEEGGGDILPTELSHLSRQEQNDNVRLACQLKVREDMRIRIPEAIFSIRKYTATVVSNKNVATFIKELVLRIDNDETIEFEAGQYMQIDIPEYDSVCFAGFDVADRFTSAWEQFDLTGLCVTADEPVFRAYSLANPPYEELLRFTIRIATPPPGTDDIPPGIGSSYVFNLKPGDRVTLSGPYGDFLVKPTGREMCFVGGGAGMAPMRSHILHQLNTEQTKRPITFWYGARSVQEMFYHEEFTKLAEQYDNFSYHVALSDPRPEDNWQGMTGFIHQCLYDHYLKDHADPAEIEYYLCGPPLMIDAVMTMLDELGVEPDMIAYDSFS, encoded by the coding sequence TTGATTTACGTTGTCAGTTTCAGCGTGTTTTCGTCGGTGATCATGGTGCTGGTGGCCATGCTGCTGGTGCTGGAGGCCACGCTTGTGCGCAAGGGCACCGTGCACATCGTGATCAACGACGATGCCGACAAGGCACTTGAAACACCGGTGGGCGGTACCCTGCTGTCGGCCCTGGCCGGGGCCGATATCTTTCTGCCGTCTGCCTGCGGCGGCGGAGGGTCCTGCGGCCAGTGCCGCTGCACGGTGGAGGAGGGCGGCGGCGACATTCTGCCCACCGAGCTCTCCCACCTGAGCCGCCAGGAGCAAAACGACAATGTGCGCCTGGCCTGCCAGCTCAAGGTGCGCGAAGACATGCGCATTCGCATTCCGGAAGCGATCTTTTCCATCAGGAAATACACCGCCACCGTGGTGTCCAACAAAAACGTGGCCACCTTTATAAAAGAGCTGGTGCTCAGAATAGACAATGACGAAACAATCGAATTTGAGGCCGGCCAGTACATGCAGATCGACATTCCCGAATATGACAGTGTCTGTTTTGCCGGCTTTGACGTGGCTGACCGGTTTACCTCCGCCTGGGAACAGTTCGACCTGACAGGGCTCTGCGTCACCGCCGACGAGCCGGTGTTCCGTGCCTACTCTCTTGCCAACCCGCCCTACGAGGAGCTGCTGCGCTTTACCATCCGCATTGCCACGCCCCCGCCCGGAACCGATGACATTCCGCCGGGGATCGGTTCATCTTACGTGTTCAACCTGAAACCCGGCGACCGGGTGACCTTAAGCGGCCCCTACGGCGATTTTCTGGTCAAACCCACCGGCCGGGAGATGTGTTTTGTGGGCGGCGGAGCCGGCATGGCGCCCATGCGGTCCCACATTCTTCACCAGCTCAACACCGAGCAGACCAAACGGCCCATCACCTTCTGGTATGGAGCCCGGTCGGTCCAGGAGATGTTCTACCACGAAGAGTTCACGAAGCTGGCTGAACAATATGATAACTTTTCCTACCACGTGGCCCTGTCCGACCCCCGGCCCGAAGACAACTGGCAGGGAATGACCGGCTTTATTCACCAGTGCCTTTACGACCACTACCTTAAAGACCATGCCGACCCGGCGGAGATTGAATACTACCTGTGCGGCCCGCCGCTCATGATCGACGCGGTGATGACTATGCTGGACGAGCTGGGGGTGGAGCCGGACATGATCGCCTATGACAGTTTCTCGTAG
- a CDS encoding amidase, giving the protein MQGFSDYDMYDAMGLAQLVRDKETTALELCEAAIARIEAINPKINAVIHAMFDKARQAAAGSLPDGPFTGVPFLLKDLLAAYAGEPFTQGCRGYRNFIPDHDSELARRYKKAGLVVLGKTNTPEFGLLGVTEPELHGPTRNPWNPERSPGGSSGGSGAAVASGMVPMASGGDGGGSIRIPSAWCGLFGLKPSRGRVPAGPDSGELWQGAAQEHVLTRSVRDSAAMLDAICGPEPGAPYEILRPQRPYLEETAIAPEKLKIGFNTVSPIGLPVHDECIKAVHTAARLLADLGHVVEEKAPAIDGSALARSYFVMYYGEVAADIEQMGKDLNRRATRRDVEAMTWTLGRLGKTFSACDFVNAKRQWNKAARAMADFFTGCDLYLIPTNAQLPPVIGANRLSVFEKAGSAVIHALGLEKLLIASGMVEKTGYRSLALTPFTQLANLCGLPAMSVPLHWSADGLPCGCQFVAPFGREDMLFRLAGQLEQAAPWRDRIPLVHATRM; this is encoded by the coding sequence ATGCAGGGATTTTCCGATTATGACATGTACGATGCCATGGGACTGGCGCAACTGGTCCGCGATAAGGAGACCACGGCTCTGGAGCTGTGCGAGGCGGCCATTGCCCGGATCGAGGCCATCAACCCGAAGATCAACGCCGTGATTCACGCCATGTTTGACAAGGCCCGGCAGGCCGCTGCCGGGTCCTTGCCTGATGGCCCTTTTACAGGGGTCCCTTTTCTGTTAAAGGACCTGCTGGCCGCCTATGCCGGAGAGCCCTTTACCCAGGGGTGCCGGGGGTACCGGAATTTTATACCCGATCACGACAGCGAACTGGCGCGGCGTTACAAAAAGGCGGGCCTGGTGGTGCTGGGAAAGACCAACACCCCGGAGTTCGGCCTGCTGGGGGTCACCGAGCCGGAACTGCACGGCCCCACCCGCAACCCCTGGAACCCTGAACGGTCGCCGGGCGGGTCTTCCGGCGGATCGGGCGCTGCCGTGGCCTCGGGCATGGTGCCCATGGCTTCGGGCGGCGACGGCGGCGGCTCCATTCGGATTCCCTCGGCTTGGTGCGGCCTGTTCGGCCTCAAGCCGAGCCGGGGTCGGGTGCCCGCGGGGCCGGACAGTGGCGAACTGTGGCAGGGCGCGGCCCAGGAGCATGTGCTGACCCGATCGGTGCGGGACAGCGCCGCCATGCTGGACGCCATTTGCGGACCGGAACCCGGGGCCCCTTACGAAATTCTGCGGCCCCAACGGCCCTACCTGGAAGAGACGGCAATCGCGCCGGAAAAGCTGAAAATCGGTTTTAACACAGTCTCTCCCATCGGCCTGCCGGTACATGACGAGTGTATCAAGGCCGTTCACACGGCGGCCCGGCTGCTGGCGGACCTGGGCCATGTCGTGGAAGAAAAGGCCCCTGCCATTGACGGATCGGCCCTGGCCCGAAGCTATTTTGTGATGTATTACGGCGAGGTGGCCGCCGATATCGAGCAGATGGGAAAAGACCTGAACCGCCGGGCCACCCGCAGAGACGTGGAGGCCATGACATGGACCCTTGGCCGGTTGGGAAAGACCTTTTCCGCCTGCGACTTTGTGAATGCCAAGCGCCAGTGGAACAAGGCGGCCCGGGCCATGGCCGATTTTTTTACCGGCTGCGATCTTTACCTGATTCCCACCAACGCGCAGCTGCCGCCGGTCATTGGCGCCAACCGCCTTTCGGTTTTCGAAAAGGCCGGGTCAGCGGTGATTCACGCCCTGGGTCTGGAAAAGCTGCTGATCGCCTCGGGCATGGTGGAAAAAACCGGGTATCGCAGCCTGGCGCTGACGCCTTTTACCCAGCTGGCCAACCTGTGCGGCCTGCCCGCCATGTCGGTGCCCCTGCACTGGAGTGCCGACGGGCTGCCCTGCGGGTGCCAGTTCGTGGCGCCCTTTGGCCGCGAGGACATGTTGTTCCGGCTGGCCGGACAGCTTGAGCAGGCCGCGCCCTGGCGCGACAGGATACCGCTGGTGCATGCCACCCGGATGTAA
- a CDS encoding Na(+)-translocating NADH-quinone reductase subunit A, which yields MPTVAMKKGLGLNITGQPDPNLETITGFDRIGVVPERIPFVKPKLQVAEGDTVRRGSVLFVDKRNPDICFVSPAGGTVKAIDFGPRRVIRAIVIAVDRDEACESVDPLSEKKISAMQKAGLTALMMKAGLWPFLRALPFRDMADPLSDPPAIIVNLEALDPFHPGPLVYMKDAADHFRLGMSALSRLAPRVLVAASPETASRLTAISPLISHTVTGPYPADDPGVLLYYTRSSPADNRNWYIHGADVVLMGEFLKTGCFPVHRVVAVSTPMVRYYCRTRMGAPLVRLAPGLDKADTIQIMAGGLWRGQRVSADSFLGMYETAVTALPDGKTSEFLGFLRPGTNKPTRSRAFLSRLRKGPLPMDAGMHGEERACVNCGTCATVCPVDILPQFTVKAVLAGEVEESLAHGLLDCVECGLCAYVCPSKIELTEHLKTARQAYYMETTAP from the coding sequence ATGCCAACCGTTGCCATGAAAAAGGGGCTCGGCCTCAACATCACCGGCCAACCGGACCCGAACCTTGAAACCATAACCGGCTTTGACCGGATCGGCGTGGTGCCGGAACGCATTCCCTTTGTAAAGCCGAAACTCCAGGTGGCCGAAGGAGACACGGTTCGGCGCGGATCGGTGCTGTTTGTCGACAAGCGCAACCCGGACATTTGTTTTGTGTCCCCGGCCGGCGGCACGGTGAAGGCCATTGACTTCGGCCCCAGGCGGGTGATTCGCGCCATTGTGATCGCCGTGGACAGAGATGAAGCGTGCGAATCCGTTGATCCACTTTCCGAAAAAAAGATCAGCGCCATGCAAAAGGCGGGCCTGACCGCCCTGATGATGAAGGCCGGGCTCTGGCCGTTTTTGCGCGCCCTTCCCTTTCGGGATATGGCCGATCCGTTAAGCGATCCTCCGGCGATCATCGTCAATCTTGAGGCCTTGGACCCCTTTCATCCCGGCCCCCTGGTCTATATGAAGGACGCGGCCGACCATTTCAGGCTGGGCATGTCCGCCCTTTCGCGCCTGGCCCCCCGGGTTCTGGTAGCGGCATCGCCGGAGACAGCCAGCCGGCTGACCGCCATTTCACCCCTGATCTCTCACACCGTTACCGGCCCCTATCCGGCCGACGACCCCGGCGTGCTGCTCTATTACACCCGCTCCTCACCGGCAGACAACAGAAACTGGTACATTCACGGCGCCGACGTGGTGTTGATGGGCGAATTTCTTAAAACCGGATGCTTTCCGGTTCACCGGGTGGTGGCGGTCTCAACGCCGATGGTACGGTATTACTGCCGCACCCGCATGGGGGCGCCCCTGGTCCGGCTGGCGCCGGGGCTGGACAAGGCGGATACCATCCAGATCATGGCCGGAGGCCTCTGGCGGGGTCAGAGGGTCAGTGCAGACTCCTTTCTGGGCATGTATGAAACCGCCGTCACCGCCCTGCCCGACGGAAAAACATCCGAGTTTCTGGGCTTTCTGCGACCCGGGACAAACAAGCCCACGCGCTCCAGGGCATTTTTATCCAGGTTGCGAAAAGGCCCCCTGCCCATGGATGCCGGAATGCACGGAGAAGAAAGGGCCTGCGTCAACTGCGGCACCTGCGCCACGGTCTGCCCGGTGGACATTCTGCCCCAGTTCACGGTCAAGGCGGTGCTGGCCGGTGAAGTGGAGGAGTCCCTGGCACACGGCCTGCTGGACTGCGTGGAGTGCGGGCTGTGCGCCTATGTGTGCCCGTCCAAGATCGAACTGACCGAACACCTCAAAACGGCCCGGCAGGCCTACTATATGGAAACAACGGCCCCATGA
- a CDS encoding NADH:ubiquinone reductase (Na(+)-transporting) subunit D has protein sequence MKLTKTQAFKTLAQPVWENNPINIQMLGICSALAVTVQLKTALVMGLAMTFVVSFSSLIISALRNLIPRNIRIIVELAVISSLVILCDEFLKAFMYDTSKQLSVFVGLIITNCIVLGRAESFALANPPHLAFLDGLGNGAGYASVLIIVAAIRELLGAGKLLGVQVIPGAAYSAGYEDAGFMLLAPAAFIIIGLLVWLQKSLKKE, from the coding sequence ATGAAACTCACCAAGACACAGGCATTTAAAACCCTGGCCCAACCGGTGTGGGAGAACAATCCCATAAACATCCAGATGCTGGGCATCTGCTCGGCCCTGGCCGTGACCGTTCAACTGAAAACCGCCCTTGTCATGGGCCTGGCCATGACCTTCGTGGTCTCGTTTTCCAGCCTGATCATTTCGGCCTTGCGAAACCTGATTCCGCGAAACATCCGCATCATCGTAGAGCTGGCCGTGATCTCCTCCCTGGTGATCCTGTGCGACGAGTTTCTCAAGGCCTTTATGTACGACACCAGCAAGCAGCTGTCGGTGTTCGTGGGCCTGATCATCACCAACTGCATCGTGCTGGGCCGGGCCGAATCCTTTGCCCTGGCCAACCCGCCCCACCTCGCCTTTCTGGACGGGCTGGGCAACGGCGCGGGGTACGCCTCGGTGCTGATCATCGTTGCCGCCATTCGGGAGCTGCTGGGCGCGGGCAAGCTGCTGGGCGTCCAGGTCATACCCGGCGCCGCATACAGCGCCGGTTACGAAGACGCCGGTTTCATGCTGCTGGCGCCGGCCGCCTTTATTATCATCGGCCTGCTGGTGTGGCTGCAGAAGAGCCTGAAAAAGGAGTAG
- a CDS encoding penicillin-binding protein 1A produces the protein MANILKKAIKALALLMVIGMVIAVVAGGVFYYQISRDLPRIFTIDDYRPPTVTTLYSAEKQKIAEFYTERRIVVPLDRMPPMLINAFVAAEDARFFQHTGVDLTGVARAFMKNLEAGAIVQGGSTITQQVAKSFFLSSERTYTRKIREAILSYRIEKRFSKADILYLYLNQIYLGHGAYGVAAAAENYFGKPVEELSLAECTLIAGLPQAPSRYSPYRYPARAKNRQLYVLNQMVTGGYISEAEAQAAREAELEIQPVRSLFQENAPWYAEHVRRYVEAKYGRDTLYNQGLSVYTAVDLSMQEAARREVDRGLRDLDKRQGYRGPIRRISEEEIEPFLSSLREEALGKMELAVVGDIVQGVVVDVDDEKESAWVRLAHGAGEIPLEEMKWARRPDPGVAWYQSAATIKKPSQALKTGDVIWVRIVSLAESPENMAPAAEDRALGTAVLRLSLEQEPAVEAALICMEARPGLVRAMIGGRDAAKSQFNRAVQAIRQPGSAFKPIIYAAALDKGYTPASVIIDSAIVFEDTARNFTWKPQNYEERFFGPTLFRRALEKSHNIPTIKILMDIGVDYIHDYAKKLGITSPLSRDLSIALGSSGLAPVELAKAYAVFANMGDRVEPVFITRIEDREGRVLEENRAEPVHVIGSDTAYIMTHLLEGVVEHGTGRRARELNRPAAGKTGTTDNLNDAWFVGYTPDFVTVVWVGFDEEQSLGKGETGASAASPIWLGFMQTILAGKPVKEFEVPEGVVFSRIDAETGLLATDDSRETFFECFKKGTEPTEYAEPADTVDEEGFFKGM, from the coding sequence ATGGCAAATATCCTCAAAAAGGCAATAAAAGCCCTCGCCCTGCTGATGGTGATCGGCATGGTCATCGCCGTGGTAGCGGGGGGCGTGTTCTATTACCAGATCAGCCGGGATCTGCCCCGGATATTTACTATTGATGACTACCGCCCGCCGACGGTCACCACCCTCTATTCCGCTGAAAAGCAAAAGATCGCCGAATTTTACACAGAGCGGCGTATCGTGGTGCCCTTAGACCGCATGCCGCCCATGCTGATCAACGCCTTTGTGGCGGCGGAGGATGCCCGGTTTTTTCAGCATACCGGCGTGGACCTGACCGGTGTGGCCCGGGCATTCATGAAAAACCTGGAGGCCGGTGCCATTGTTCAGGGCGGCAGCACCATCACCCAGCAGGTGGCCAAGTCCTTTTTTCTGTCGTCCGAGCGGACCTACACGCGAAAGATCAGGGAGGCGATCCTTTCTTATCGAATTGAGAAGCGGTTCTCCAAGGCAGATATTCTCTATCTTTACTTAAACCAGATATACCTTGGCCATGGCGCTTATGGCGTGGCCGCGGCCGCGGAAAACTATTTCGGCAAGCCCGTGGAAGAACTCTCCCTGGCCGAATGCACGCTGATTGCCGGGCTTCCCCAGGCCCCCAGCCGCTACTCGCCGTACCGGTACCCGGCCCGGGCCAAGAACCGGCAACTCTATGTGTTAAACCAGATGGTCACCGGGGGGTATATCTCCGAGGCAGAGGCCCAGGCAGCCCGGGAGGCGGAACTGGAAATCCAGCCGGTGCGGAGCCTGTTCCAGGAGAATGCCCCGTGGTATGCCGAGCATGTCCGCCGGTACGTGGAAGCCAAATACGGGCGGGACACGCTTTACAACCAGGGGCTCTCGGTGTACACAGCCGTGGATCTTTCCATGCAGGAGGCGGCCCGGCGCGAGGTGGACAGGGGATTGCGGGACCTGGACAAACGGCAGGGGTACCGCGGCCCTATTCGTCGTATTTCCGAAGAAGAGATCGAGCCTTTTCTGTCCTCCCTGCGGGAGGAGGCCCTCGGGAAGATGGAGCTGGCCGTCGTGGGAGACATTGTCCAGGGCGTGGTGGTGGATGTGGACGATGAAAAAGAGAGCGCGTGGGTGCGCCTGGCCCACGGCGCCGGAGAGATCCCCCTTGAGGAGATGAAGTGGGCCCGCCGGCCCGACCCAGGGGTGGCATGGTACCAGTCGGCCGCTACGATCAAAAAACCTTCCCAGGCTTTGAAAACAGGGGATGTGATATGGGTGAGAATTGTCAGCCTTGCGGAATCGCCTGAGAATATGGCCCCGGCGGCTGAGGACCGGGCGCTGGGTACCGCTGTTTTACGGCTCTCCCTGGAACAGGAGCCGGCGGTGGAAGCGGCCCTGATCTGTATGGAGGCCAGGCCCGGCCTTGTGCGGGCCATGATCGGGGGCCGGGACGCGGCAAAAAGCCAGTTCAACCGGGCCGTCCAGGCCATACGGCAGCCGGGATCGGCCTTCAAGCCCATTATTTACGCGGCGGCCCTGGACAAGGGGTATACACCGGCCAGCGTGATCATCGACTCGGCCATCGTGTTTGAAGACACGGCCCGCAATTTCACATGGAAACCCCAGAACTATGAAGAACGGTTTTTCGGCCCCACCCTGTTCCGCCGGGCACTGGAAAAGTCCCACAATATTCCCACCATCAAAATTCTGATGGATATCGGGGTGGATTATATTCATGACTACGCGAAAAAACTGGGCATTACTTCCCCTTTGAGCCGGGATCTTTCCATCGCCCTGGGGTCATCGGGCCTTGCGCCGGTTGAACTGGCAAAGGCTTATGCCGTGTTTGCCAATATGGGCGACCGGGTTGAACCGGTGTTTATTACCCGGATAGAGGACAGGGAGGGCCGGGTGCTGGAGGAAAATCGAGCCGAGCCGGTCCATGTTATCGGCAGCGACACCGCTTATATCATGACCCACCTGCTCGAGGGGGTGGTGGAACACGGCACCGGACGCCGGGCCAGGGAGCTGAACCGGCCGGCCGCGGGCAAAACCGGCACCACCGACAACCTGAACGACGCCTGGTTTGTGGGGTACACCCCTGATTTCGTGACCGTGGTGTGGGTGGGTTTTGACGAGGAGCAGTCCCTGGGCAAGGGAGAGACCGGGGCCAGCGCGGCCAGCCCCATCTGGCTGGGGTTCATGCAGACCATACTGGCCGGCAAACCGGTGAAGGAGTTCGAGGTGCCCGAGGGCGTGGTGTTTTCCCGCATTGACGCCGAAACCGGGCTGCTGGCAACCGATGACTCCCGGGAAACCTTTTTTGAGTGTTTCAAGAAGGGCACCGAACCCACCGAGTATGCCGAACCCGCCGATACGGTGGATGAGGAGGGTTTTTTCAAGGGCATGTAA
- a CDS encoding NADH:ubiquinone reductase (Na(+)-transporting) subunit B, protein MKAIRVLFDSQRRHFEKGGRFARLAPLFDATETFFFLPGIATVQAPYVRDSIDLKRFMSMVILALMPPLFFGIYNTGYQASMAAGLSLSLFDVTLRGLRIVLPLIIVSYGVGFFWELLFASIRKHPISEGFLVTGLLFPLTLPPSIPLWQAAVGISFGVVIGKEIFGGTGRNIFNPALTGRAFLFFAYPARMSGDAVWVADLATGSGVDAVTGATPLAVAALAQAGESIVETLANTGLPWLTMFLGNYPGSIGGTSALCCLAGAALLIVTGIASWRIIIGGVAGLLATGWLLTLFAGPGAHPWFGLNPLYHLIMGGFAFGIVYMATDPVSGPGMENARWVYGFLIGMLTVLIRVFNPAYPEGIMLAILFMNLFAPLLDHVAVSFRLKKRVPNV, encoded by the coding sequence ATGAAAGCGATCCGCGTCCTTTTTGATTCCCAGCGCCGACACTTTGAAAAAGGGGGCCGGTTCGCCCGGCTGGCGCCCCTGTTCGACGCCACCGAAACCTTCTTTTTTCTTCCCGGCATAGCCACGGTCCAGGCCCCTTACGTGCGCGACAGCATCGACCTGAAGCGGTTCATGAGCATGGTGATCCTGGCCCTGATGCCGCCGCTTTTTTTCGGCATTTACAACACCGGCTACCAGGCGTCAATGGCCGCCGGCCTCTCGCTCTCTTTGTTCGACGTGACCCTGAGGGGCCTGCGGATTGTGCTGCCCCTGATTATCGTCTCTTACGGCGTGGGCTTTTTCTGGGAACTGCTGTTTGCCTCGATACGAAAACATCCCATCAGCGAAGGGTTTCTGGTCACCGGCCTGCTGTTTCCGCTGACCCTGCCCCCGTCCATTCCGCTGTGGCAGGCGGCAGTGGGCATCTCCTTCGGCGTGGTGATCGGAAAAGAGATCTTCGGCGGCACGGGCCGCAATATTTTTAATCCGGCCCTGACCGGCCGGGCCTTTCTCTTTTTCGCCTACCCGGCCCGCATGTCCGGCGACGCGGTGTGGGTGGCCGACCTGGCCACCGGCTCCGGGGTGGACGCCGTCACCGGGGCAACGCCCCTGGCCGTGGCAGCCCTGGCCCAGGCCGGAGAGAGCATAGTGGAAACTCTGGCAAATACCGGGTTGCCGTGGCTGACCATGTTCCTGGGTAACTATCCCGGCAGCATCGGCGGCACATCGGCCCTCTGCTGCCTGGCCGGCGCGGCCCTGCTGATTGTCACCGGCATTGCCAGCTGGCGTATCATAATCGGCGGCGTTGCCGGCCTGCTGGCCACGGGCTGGCTGCTCACCCTGTTTGCCGGGCCCGGGGCCCATCCCTGGTTCGGGCTGAATCCGCTTTACCACCTTATCATGGGCGGGTTTGCCTTTGGCATCGTCTATATGGCCACCGACCCGGTCTCCGGGCCGGGCATGGAAAACGCCCGGTGGGTTTACGGGTTTCTCATCGGCATGCTCACCGTGCTGATCCGGGTCTTCAACCCGGCCTACCCGGAGGGCATCATGCTGGCCATTCTGTTTATGAACCTGTTTGCCCCGCTGCTGGACCACGTGGCCGTTTCCTTTCGGTTGAAAAAGCGAGTGCCCAATGTCTGA
- a CDS encoding FMN-binding protein — translation MSDALKSIVFALVLCVVCSALLTGAAVGLKPYQLANVRIDRQKNILKSAGLLREDEKQTPAEIEKLFNDRIRCLRLTPDGRPLEPGESHAKALQVYLNIGAGQMIENYIIPIDTKGVWGEIKGYLALADDGKTVSGFTVYQHSETPGLGGEIEKAWFQKNFVGKKIVNAAGDFVSVAVAKGTVKDQVAPDRQANYVDGISGATLTGRYLSKGLETILREYEPVSVKFRKDHFKMVPPDQGTCDKKSG, via the coding sequence ATGTCTGACGCGTTAAAATCGATCGTGTTTGCCCTGGTATTGTGCGTGGTGTGCAGCGCCCTGCTCACCGGCGCGGCCGTTGGGCTCAAACCCTACCAGCTGGCCAACGTGCGCATCGACCGGCAGAAAAACATTCTAAAATCCGCCGGCCTGCTGCGGGAGGACGAAAAGCAGACCCCGGCAGAAATCGAGAAGCTTTTCAACGACCGCATTCGGTGCCTGCGCCTGACCCCCGACGGCCGGCCCCTGGAACCGGGGGAAAGCCATGCAAAAGCCCTTCAGGTCTACCTGAATATCGGCGCCGGCCAGATGATTGAAAACTACATCATTCCCATTGACACAAAGGGGGTGTGGGGAGAAATCAAAGGATACCTGGCCCTTGCCGATGACGGCAAAACCGTGTCCGGCTTTACCGTGTACCAGCATTCAGAGACCCCGGGCCTGGGCGGTGAAATCGAAAAGGCCTGGTTTCAGAAAAACTTCGTGGGCAAAAAAATCGTCAATGCCGCCGGCGACTTTGTCTCCGTTGCCGTTGCCAAGGGCACGGTTAAAGATCAGGTGGCGCCGGACCGGCAGGCCAACTACGTGGACGGCATCAGCGGCGCCACCCTTACCGGACGCTACCTGAGCAAAGGTCTGGAGACGATTCTGCGCGAATATGAACCGGTATCGGTAAAGTTTCGCAAGGATCATTTTAAAATGGTGCCCCCGGACCAGGGGACATGTGACAAGAAGTCAGGATAA
- the nqrE gene encoding NADH:ubiquinone reductase (Na(+)-transporting) subunit E: MQDLITIFLNSVFVGNILLAYFLGMCSFVAVSKNIHTATGLGFAVVFVLTITTPLNWLVYTFLLAPGALAWAGLPNVDLSFLKFITFIATIAAMVQAIEMVIDRFSQGLYTALGVFLPLIAVNCAILGTSLFMVERQYTFLESLVFGFGSGLGWLMAIVSMAAIRKKLHYADMPHGLEGYGITMVVTGLMAMAFMLFSGITL; this comes from the coding sequence ATGCAGGACCTGATCACCATATTTTTAAACTCGGTCTTTGTGGGCAACATCCTGCTGGCCTATTTTCTGGGCATGTGCTCCTTTGTGGCGGTCTCGAAAAACATTCACACCGCCACGGGCCTGGGATTTGCCGTGGTGTTCGTACTGACCATCACCACGCCCCTCAACTGGCTGGTCTACACGTTCCTTCTGGCCCCCGGCGCCCTGGCCTGGGCCGGCCTGCCCAACGTGGATTTGAGTTTTTTAAAATTCATCACCTTTATCGCCACCATTGCAGCCATGGTCCAGGCCATTGAGATGGTCATCGACCGGTTTTCCCAGGGACTCTACACGGCCCTGGGCGTGTTCCTGCCCCTGATCGCGGTGAACTGCGCCATCCTGGGAACATCCCTCTTCATGGTGGAGCGCCAGTATACTTTTCTCGAATCCCTGGTGTTCGGCTTCGGCTCGGGCCTGGGATGGCTGATGGCCATTGTCTCCATGGCCGCCATTCGCAAAAAGCTGCACTACGCCGACATGCCCCACGGCCTGGAAGGATACGGCATCACCATGGTGGTGACCGGGCTGATGGCCATGGCCTTTATGCTGTTTTCAGGAATCACACTATGA
- a CDS encoding DUF1499 domain-containing protein: MNHNLLACLLTVAMAGCAGTLPGLGVHDGRLTPCPDTPNCVNSQATGGHFIEPISYIGTAREAMDRLVQLLKTEKRVVLVTVEPAYIHATFTSLVFRFVDDVEFYFPDEPVIHVRSASRVGHSDLGANRRRIEHIRNRFAASEKRT; this comes from the coding sequence ATGAACCACAACCTGCTCGCATGTCTTCTGACTGTGGCCATGGCCGGCTGCGCCGGTACGCTGCCCGGCCTGGGCGTCCATGACGGCCGGCTGACCCCCTGCCCGGACACGCCCAACTGCGTGAACAGCCAGGCAACCGGCGGCCATTTTATCGAGCCCATTTCCTACATCGGCACGGCCCGGGAAGCCATGGACCGGCTGGTGCAGCTCCTGAAAACCGAAAAACGGGTGGTCCTGGTCACTGTTGAACCGGCTTATATTCACGCCACCTTTACCTCGCTTGTCTTCCGGTTTGTTGATGATGTTGAGTTCTACTTTCCCGACGAACCGGTCATTCATGTGCGGTCCGCCTCGCGGGTAGGCCACTCGGATCTGGGCGCCAACCGCCGCCGCATCGAGCATATCCGTAACCGCTTTGCCGCGTCAGAAAAGAGAACATGA